In a single window of the Metopolophium dirhodum isolate CAU chromosome 2, ASM1992520v1, whole genome shotgun sequence genome:
- the LOC132939893 gene encoding putative autophagy-related protein 11 — protein MESKSCRQKNAMISLSKPKYKTALPEKQNTWGNLLNKKSVGTNTAITSKIKPKKYSSIPEMNTKTMTKSVQCSDSPIDKECKSSNSLSVFNPIRTLQFLLKEIMEYPGVKNGDIAKIVDEMQVVVERIVDECAENLPSPKINNIPVMNYNSMVPTRDNDYCKDLKYDNSSQENKYLSVLLGKISELENHYSQLTKDNTKCKEKLQCVTSERDSLLEKYKESCNSLEKLNNREREYLDTITELKSKLIASDKLIRNQEIIITSLNKRLNNLPNKNKVKDKVNGNIQTEHNNTYQTILKENNEFNKITKSDLEKLAITRSLKDNEVSKLRSDIKQMKQIVLTGLENKDIKSVSMTSLKSEGDLIKDFPKYGDKSYVEHDIDTKYIAYNREASAIKLAKTELQQLFETIKKQTHNSKKLFNSTFVDNEKVLSDISDEEENSNVSNFMSVVTHSSC, from the exons atggaatcaAAGTCATGTAGACAGAAAAATGCTATGATTTCTTtatcaaaaccaaaatataaaacagcTTTACCAGAAAAACAGAATACCTGGGGTAACCTATTAAATAAGAAATCAGTCGGTACTAATACAGCAATAACTTCCAAAAttaaacctaaaaaatattcCTCTATTCCTGAGATGAATactaaaa caaTGACCAAGAGTGTACAGTGTAGTGATTCACCTATTGATAAAGAATGCAAAAGTTCTAACTCACTTTCTGTATTCAATCCAATCAGAACATTACAATTTCTACTAAAGGAAATTATGGAGTATCCAGGTGTTAAAa ATGGAGACATTGCAAAAATTGTTGATGAAATGCAAGTGGTTGTAGAAAGAATTGTTGATGAATGTGCTGAAAATTTGCCTAgccctaaaataaataatatcccaGTTATGAATTACAATTCTATGGTTCCAACAAGAGATAATGATTATtgtaaagatttaaaatatgataacagtTCTCAAGAAAAt aaatatttgtcCGTACTGCTAGGGAAAATATCAGAACTTGAAAATCATTATAGTCAGTTGACAAAAGATAACACTAAATGTAAAGAAAAACTACAGTGTGTGACATCTGAAAGGGATAGTTTACttga gaaaTATAAAGAATCATGCAATTCATTGGAAAAGTTGAATAATCGCGAGCGTGAATATTTAGATACAATCACAGAACTTAAATCTAAACTTATAGCTTCAGATAAATTGATTAGAAACCAGGAAATCATTATTACaagtttaaataaaagattgaataatttaccaaataaaaacaaa gtTAAGGACAAAGTGAATGGAAATATTCAAActgaacataataatacttaCCAAACAAtactaaaagaaaataatgaattcaacaaaattacaaaatcagaTCTGGAGAAATTAGCTATTACCAGAAGTCTCAAAGATAATGAAGTCTCCAAGCTTAGATCAGATATAAA acAAATGAAGCAAATTGTATTAACTGGATTagaaaataaagatattaaatCTGTGTCAATGACATCATTGAAATCAGAAGGCGACCTAATAAAAGATTTTCCTAAGTATGGTGATAAAAGTTACGTAGAACATGATatcgatacaaaatatattgcgtATAACAGAGAAGCATCAGCCATAAAATTAGCTAAGACAGAACTTCAACAGTtatttgaaacaattaaaaaacaaactcataattcaaaaaaactttttaattccACTTTTGTTGATAACGAAAAGGTTTTAAGTGATATTTCTGATGAAGAGGAAAACTCAAATGTATCAAACTTTATGAGTGTAGTGACTCATTCAagttgttaa